A window of the Dyadobacter pollutisoli genome harbors these coding sequences:
- a CDS encoding RNA polymerase alpha subunit C-terminal domain-containing protein: MASSPDLRTCPNGHQYYKSSDCPTCPVCEAGRKPENGFLALLSAPARRAMENNGILTVFQLSKWTQKDVMKLHGIGPASLPVFKKALDEQGLGFASN, translated from the coding sequence ATGGCATCATCACCTGATTTAAGAACCTGCCCGAACGGCCACCAATATTATAAGAGCTCCGACTGCCCGACTTGTCCGGTTTGTGAAGCAGGGCGTAAGCCGGAAAACGGTTTTTTAGCGCTGCTAAGCGCGCCCGCAAGACGTGCGATGGAAAATAATGGAATACTGACCGTGTTCCAGCTTTCAAAATGGACGCAAAAGGATGTGATGAAATTGCACGGAATAGGCCCGGCCTCACTGCCTGTTTTCAAGAAGGCTTTGGATGAACAAGGGCTTGGATTTGCCTCCAATTAA
- a CDS encoding SDR family NAD(P)-dependent oxidoreductase — MAKTIFITGASRGFGRIWAEAFLQRGDNVVAAVRNPETLTDLRKEFSSNLLVLKLDVTDKKASFEAIDVAKKHFGRIDVLINNAGFGHIGAVEELNEQDFRSQFETNVLGSLWTIQAVLPTMRAQNSGQIIQLSSALGLNTVSLMGLYSASKFAVEGLTETLAGEVSGFGIKVTILEPGGFSTGFFGTNSLALSESIPAYNDVRKAFYEQANELDSGKPEATVQAILGLVDSENPPLRLLLGKTTYPWVKYTYEERLKTWESWQDVSVAAHG, encoded by the coding sequence ATGGCAAAAACAATTTTCATAACCGGCGCATCCCGCGGATTTGGCCGGATTTGGGCAGAGGCATTTTTACAACGTGGGGATAATGTGGTTGCAGCTGTTCGCAACCCTGAAACCTTAACGGACCTTAGAAAAGAATTTTCATCAAATTTATTAGTATTAAAACTTGATGTAACAGATAAAAAAGCAAGTTTTGAAGCGATAGACGTTGCAAAAAAACACTTTGGTCGCATCGACGTTTTGATAAACAATGCAGGTTTTGGGCACATTGGCGCTGTGGAAGAGCTGAATGAGCAAGACTTCAGATCGCAGTTCGAGACCAACGTTTTGGGCTCATTATGGACCATTCAAGCGGTTCTGCCCACCATGCGTGCGCAAAATTCAGGCCAAATCATCCAACTTTCAAGTGCTTTGGGTTTAAACACAGTATCATTAATGGGACTGTATAGTGCATCCAAGTTCGCAGTTGAAGGTCTTACTGAAACATTGGCTGGCGAAGTAAGTGGTTTTGGGATTAAGGTAACTATACTGGAACCCGGTGGCTTCTCCACAGGTTTCTTTGGTACAAATTCCTTGGCGTTAAGTGAATCAATACCGGCTTACAATGACGTCAGAAAAGCTTTTTATGAGCAGGCTAATGAGCTGGATTCCGGTAAGCCAGAAGCAACTGTTCAAGCTATTCTGGGCCTGGTGGATTCAGAAAATCCGCCACTAAGGTTGCTATTGGGTAAAACGACTTACCCCTGGGTAAAATATACTTACGAGGAACGTCTGAAAACATGGGAGTCCTGGCAGGATGTTTCTGTGGCAGCACACGGTTAA
- a CDS encoding SRPBCC family protein: MLHRIIDKKLEINALPGQVWKVFTDCEITRQMGGEYVTDWNAGNAFGWKGNDGNMYTNGKILKVVPEKLLRHSLFNGEKPPKEISIITYEFLECGGKTLLAAREEIHHAMTDKQYEEASQGWDYALNAVKDLAEKL, from the coding sequence ATGCTTCATCGGATCATAGATAAAAAACTAGAAATTAACGCCTTACCTGGGCAGGTATGGAAGGTATTTACGGATTGTGAAATTACCCGTCAAATGGGTGGCGAGTACGTCACAGACTGGAATGCTGGCAACGCATTTGGCTGGAAAGGTAACGATGGGAACATGTATACGAATGGGAAAATACTGAAAGTGGTTCCCGAAAAACTACTAAGGCATAGCCTGTTCAACGGGGAAAAGCCTCCAAAGGAAATCTCAATCATTACTTATGAATTTCTCGAATGTGGCGGTAAAACTTTGCTCGCAGCCAGAGAGGAAATTCATCACGCCATGACTGATAAACAATATGAAGAAGCCTCACAAGGTTGGGATTATGCCTTGAACGCTGTAAAAGACCTTGCCGAAAAACTATAA
- a CDS encoding NADPH-dependent F420 reductase produces MKIGIIGTGAIGGTIAKKMVAAGHHVKVSNSDQGDKLNARAVALGASPATIENVVKDVDVIILSVPTVAIPTLPKDLFKKVPDNVIVVDTSNYYPFRDADIEEIKNGKVESVWVSEQLGRPVIKAFNNLLAETLENGGKEPGAKDRIAMAVAGDHAEAKKVIVGLVNDAGFDAVDSGDLSESWKHQPGTPAYCTELNAEELEKALSDGIKEEAPFKRDKAIAGLSSLPTYPSHPDVVKFNRALFEKNPNLFKGNRF; encoded by the coding sequence ATGAAAATAGGAATAATAGGTACCGGCGCAATAGGCGGTACGATAGCAAAAAAAATGGTGGCAGCGGGTCACCATGTTAAAGTTAGTAATTCAGATCAGGGTGATAAACTAAATGCTCGTGCTGTGGCACTAGGTGCGTCACCTGCAACAATAGAAAATGTTGTAAAAGATGTAGATGTTATCATTTTGTCTGTGCCGACAGTGGCCATCCCAACTTTGCCTAAAGATTTATTCAAAAAAGTCCCGGACAATGTGATCGTGGTAGACACTTCTAATTACTATCCGTTCCGTGATGCCGATATTGAAGAGATCAAAAACGGAAAAGTGGAAAGTGTTTGGGTATCTGAACAATTGGGAAGACCTGTAATAAAGGCATTCAACAATTTATTGGCCGAAACACTAGAAAATGGCGGAAAAGAACCCGGTGCCAAAGACAGGATTGCAATGGCTGTGGCTGGTGATCATGCTGAGGCAAAAAAAGTAATTGTTGGATTAGTTAATGATGCAGGTTTTGATGCAGTTGACTCTGGTGATCTTTCCGAATCCTGGAAACATCAGCCAGGTACGCCTGCTTACTGCACAGAACTTAATGCAGAAGAATTAGAAAAGGCGCTTTCTGATGGTATAAAAGAAGAAGCACCTTTCAAAAGAGATAAAGCGATTGCTGGTCTTTCTTCGCTACCCACCTATCCGTCTCATCCCGATGTAGTCAAATTCAATAGAGCATTATTTGAGAAAAATCCAAATCTGTTTAAGGGAAACCGGTTTTAA
- a CDS encoding helix-turn-helix domain-containing protein — protein MKHFKKISELHEALGVKPPEHPLFSAIYGERDTCPGNTEIEFSSAFYIIGFKKLKSGSMLYGKTKYDHDLGSMSFVKPQQKVSFKNVELEERGFLIIIHEDFLPGTALCSEIKKYGYFDYEVNEALHLSPAEEDIIWNLYYSIEKEHYNNTDELSKAIIVSHLDSMLKYAQRFYKRQFINRTELTGSTVTKFNALLAANFEERKTKNIGLPTVSLMADELNISSRYLTDLLKQETGKTALELIHLFLIGEAKNLLTEGELNISEISHLLGFENTTYFSRLFKKEVGTAPNKFRGSLLN, from the coding sequence ATGAAGCATTTCAAAAAAATTAGCGAGCTGCATGAAGCGCTTGGTGTGAAGCCGCCTGAGCACCCACTTTTCAGTGCGATATATGGTGAACGGGACACTTGTCCGGGAAATACGGAGATCGAATTTTCCTCAGCTTTTTATATTATAGGATTTAAAAAGTTGAAATCGGGAAGTATGCTTTATGGAAAAACAAAATATGATCACGATCTCGGGTCGATGTCATTTGTAAAGCCGCAGCAGAAGGTGAGCTTTAAAAATGTGGAATTAGAGGAAAGGGGATTTTTGATTATCATTCATGAAGACTTTTTACCGGGAACTGCTCTTTGTAGCGAGATAAAGAAATATGGCTATTTCGATTATGAGGTTAATGAGGCACTGCACCTCTCACCTGCGGAAGAAGACATCATCTGGAATTTGTATTACAGCATAGAAAAAGAGCACTATAACAATACCGATGAGCTTAGCAAGGCTATTATTGTAAGTCATCTTGATTCCATGCTTAAATATGCACAGCGTTTTTATAAAAGGCAGTTTATCAACCGGACAGAATTGACAGGCTCTACTGTTACCAAGTTCAATGCATTGCTAGCCGCTAATTTTGAGGAGAGAAAAACGAAAAATATTGGTCTTCCCACGGTGTCTCTGATGGCAGATGAGCTGAACATATCTTCCCGGTATTTAACCGATCTACTGAAACAGGAAACTGGAAAAACAGCGTTAGAACTTATTCATCTTTTTTTGATCGGTGAAGCAAAAAATTTATTGACAGAAGGCGAACTTAATATATCTGAAATTTCGCATTTACTTGGTTTTG
- a CDS encoding SDR family oxidoreductase, translating to MSKSASPKILITGATGTIGNELTSYLSSQGHSFRAMVRSRNNSSELAKLSGAEVVDGDFNDTLSLTKALEGIDRAFLLTNSSELAENQQCDFVEAARKMGVRHIIKLSQWAASVDSPVRFLRYHAVVENLIRDSGMEYTFLRPNLFMQGLLGFRETILTQGRFYGAAGDSKVSMVDIRDIARAAACALTEPGHEGKIYDLTGPQALSHYEMAEELTIALGFEVKFVDIPSQALKDMLLGVGFPEWQAEGLVEDYAHYKRGEAAAVTSGVLDATGAAAASFDQFARDYAQVFF from the coding sequence ATGTCAAAATCGGCATCACCCAAAATCCTGATCACCGGGGCAACAGGCACAATTGGTAACGAACTTACCAGCTACCTTTCATCACAAGGGCATTCATTTCGGGCCATGGTCCGCTCACGGAATAATTCCAGCGAGCTGGCCAAACTATCGGGAGCGGAAGTAGTTGACGGAGATTTTAACGATACACTATCTCTTACAAAAGCACTTGAAGGAATAGATCGGGCATTCTTGCTGACCAATTCTTCGGAGCTCGCTGAAAACCAGCAATGCGATTTTGTAGAAGCTGCCCGCAAAATGGGCGTCAGGCACATTATCAAGCTGTCTCAATGGGCGGCCAGTGTCGACTCGCCGGTTCGTTTTTTACGCTATCACGCCGTCGTGGAGAACCTGATCCGGGATTCGGGAATGGAATATACTTTTCTTCGCCCCAATCTTTTTATGCAGGGTTTGCTGGGTTTCAGAGAAACGATCCTCACGCAAGGCAGGTTTTACGGCGCTGCGGGAGATTCAAAAGTGAGTATGGTCGATATCAGGGATATCGCCCGGGCAGCTGCCTGTGCCTTGACTGAGCCAGGTCACGAAGGTAAAATATATGACCTTACAGGTCCTCAGGCACTGTCACATTACGAAATGGCTGAAGAGCTAACGATTGCGCTCGGTTTTGAGGTAAAATTCGTTGACATACCTTCGCAGGCTTTGAAAGATATGCTGCTGGGTGTAGGTTTTCCTGAGTGGCAAGCGGAGGGTTTGGTGGAGGATTATGCACATTACAAGCGTGGAGAAGCGGCTGCTGTAACTTCCGGCGTGCTGGACGCAACCGGTGCGGCTGCTGCTTCTTTCGATCAGTTTGCCAGGGACTACGCTCAGGTTTTTTTCTGA
- a CDS encoding HEAT repeat domain-containing protein, protein MEGELHQGAFPKTRTYFADEDTYIRKAAYLSIGRIYFEWEELRPAVVGILGTLMNDDDFKVRQTVINAAGEIGKRDFDAVVDFFDKGLFDTHHSPRNAVIGSIKKMGEVNPRPVLEWSKKYLHHPDKEIRREICHGIELRGRKFPQDVLPLLKELQHDQTARVRNTLVHVLGQIAYKKGCLAIVAEDLKSWENKSLVADALEEIIDVHDRYRDFAAMTQQEAREYILEHYSE, encoded by the coding sequence ATGGAAGGGGAACTACACCAGGGCGCTTTTCCCAAAACAAGAACCTACTTTGCAGATGAGGATACCTATATCAGAAAAGCCGCCTATTTATCGATAGGGCGGATTTATTTTGAATGGGAAGAATTACGGCCCGCGGTTGTCGGAATACTGGGGACATTGATGAATGATGATGATTTTAAGGTTCGCCAAACGGTCATCAATGCGGCCGGGGAAATCGGCAAACGGGATTTTGATGCCGTTGTTGATTTTTTTGACAAAGGTCTTTTTGATACGCATCATTCACCGCGCAATGCAGTCATCGGTTCGATCAAAAAAATGGGCGAGGTTAATCCCAGGCCTGTCCTGGAATGGTCGAAAAAGTACCTGCACCATCCCGATAAGGAAATCCGGCGGGAGATCTGTCATGGCATAGAGCTTCGCGGACGTAAATTCCCACAGGACGTGTTGCCGCTTCTCAAAGAATTGCAGCATGATCAAACCGCAAGAGTCCGCAATACATTGGTGCACGTGCTGGGACAGATCGCCTATAAAAAAGGGTGTCTGGCCATCGTGGCGGAAGATCTCAAAAGTTGGGAAAACAAATCCCTTGTTGCTGACGCCCTGGAAGAAATTATCGATGTACATGATCGTTACCGAGATTTTGCCGCGATGACGCAGCAGGAAGCGAGAGAATATATATTGGAACATTACAGCGAATAA
- a CDS encoding winged helix-turn-helix transcriptional regulator, which produces MAKNKVYCNCLETVKPVRDTLDVINGKWKLPIIISISVGNDRFTDIQESIAGITPKVLAKELKELEGHKLISRTVIQDYPVKVCYKAEPYADTLTPIIYAMKDWGLNHREKIFRE; this is translated from the coding sequence ATGGCAAAGAATAAAGTATACTGCAACTGTCTTGAGACCGTTAAGCCAGTCCGGGACACCCTTGATGTAATTAATGGAAAATGGAAGCTGCCCATAATCATCTCGATTTCTGTCGGGAATGATCGCTTTACAGACATTCAGGAAAGTATTGCTGGCATTACGCCGAAGGTATTGGCGAAGGAATTAAAGGAACTGGAAGGGCATAAGCTCATTAGCAGGACAGTAATACAGGATTACCCTGTTAAGGTTTGCTATAAAGCAGAACCCTATGCCGATACCTTAACACCTATTATTTATGCAATGAAGGATTGGGGATTAAATCACCGTGAAAAAATTTTCCGCGAATAA
- a CDS encoding AraC family transcriptional regulator: protein MKENLHQPFEIIYKELDECPKAEHQHNFFELVYIISGSGIQVINQNKFQYHQGHMFLITPEDTHAFDIETTTRFFFIRFNDVYIKSNSSLVSASQRGELLQRLEFILQNANHQPGCILKNQTDKSIIRPLVEAIIREYVNRDLYNQELINQYVNTMIILVARNIAKYLPEQISECTEEKALDILQYIQQNIYYPEKIKAGRISQHFGISESYLGRYFKKQTNETMQEYIIGSRLKLIETRLLHSDMRINEIAAELSFTDESHLNRFFKKSRGMTLGEFRRKHRQTAAAL from the coding sequence ATGAAAGAAAATCTGCACCAGCCATTTGAGATTATCTACAAGGAGCTCGACGAATGTCCTAAGGCGGAACACCAGCATAATTTCTTTGAACTTGTTTATATCATCTCTGGAAGCGGCATTCAGGTGATTAACCAAAATAAATTTCAGTACCACCAGGGACACATGTTCCTGATCACGCCGGAAGACACCCATGCATTTGATATTGAGACGACGACACGGTTCTTTTTCATCCGCTTTAATGACGTGTATATCAAAAGCAATTCCTCTCTGGTAAGCGCCTCACAAAGAGGCGAGTTGCTGCAAAGGCTTGAATTTATTCTGCAAAATGCAAACCACCAGCCAGGTTGCATTCTTAAAAATCAGACAGATAAAAGTATTATCAGACCGCTGGTGGAGGCGATCATCCGCGAATACGTGAACCGCGACCTATACAATCAGGAGCTGATCAACCAATATGTTAATACGATGATTATTCTGGTCGCCCGGAATATTGCCAAATATTTGCCCGAGCAAATTAGCGAATGTACCGAAGAGAAAGCGCTTGACATTCTGCAATACATTCAGCAGAACATCTATTATCCTGAAAAGATCAAAGCTGGCCGCATCAGTCAGCATTTTGGCATTTCTGAGTCGTACCTGGGGCGTTACTTCAAAAAACAAACCAATGAAACGATGCAGGAATACATCATTGGGTCAAGGCTTAAACTCATTGAAACTCGCTTGCTACATAGCGACATGCGCATCAATGAGATCGCGGCCGAGCTTTCGTTCACGGATGAGAGTCATTTGAACCGCTTTTTCAAAAAAAGCAGAGGCATGACGCTCGGAGAATTTCGCAGAAAACATCGCCAAACCGCGGCTGCTTTGTAA
- a CDS encoding HipA family kinase, translating to MGTKQPDLRTVQVTRYLTPLREGGSLPAIVEGDDDFLYVLKFRGAGQGPKALIAELIGGELARFLGFKIPEIVFANLDEAFGRTEPDEEIQDLLRASTGLNLAVHYLSGAITFDPLVTIVDSGLASRIVWLDTFLTNVDRTARNTNMLMWHKELWLIDHGAALYFHHSWENWEEQAGKPFAQIKDHVLLRYASELETVNTAFRAVLNESAIQSIVSLIPDEWLVTDSPFSSAEEHRNAYSKFLETRLSVSDVFIKGAQDARESLI from the coding sequence ATGGGCACAAAACAGCCAGATTTGAGAACTGTACAGGTCACGCGCTACCTGACTCCTTTGCGGGAAGGAGGGTCGCTTCCTGCGATTGTGGAGGGGGACGACGATTTTCTTTATGTTCTCAAATTTCGTGGGGCCGGCCAGGGGCCAAAGGCATTGATCGCTGAGCTGATAGGAGGGGAGCTAGCCAGGTTTCTGGGTTTTAAAATTCCTGAAATTGTTTTCGCGAACCTGGATGAAGCCTTTGGCCGAACCGAGCCGGACGAAGAAATCCAGGATCTCCTTCGCGCGAGTACAGGGTTAAATTTGGCGGTCCATTATCTGTCAGGAGCAATTACCTTTGACCCATTGGTAACCATTGTTGACTCCGGACTAGCCTCACGAATTGTATGGTTGGACACCTTTCTGACTAATGTTGACCGAACTGCGCGAAACACGAATATGCTGATGTGGCACAAAGAACTCTGGCTGATCGACCATGGGGCAGCTTTGTATTTTCATCATTCCTGGGAGAACTGGGAAGAGCAGGCAGGCAAGCCATTCGCGCAGATCAAAGATCATGTTCTTTTGCGCTATGCGTCAGAATTAGAAACTGTTAATACCGCTTTTCGTGCTGTGCTCAATGAGAGCGCCATCCAATCCATTGTATCATTAATTCCTGATGAATGGTTGGTCACCGATTCTCCGTTTAGCTCGGCCGAGGAACACCGGAATGCCTATTCAAAATTTTTAGAGACCAGGCTCTCTGTTTCAGATGTATTTATAAAAGGCGCGCAAGATGCAAGGGAATCACTTATATGA
- a CDS encoding quinone oxidoreductase family protein codes for MKAAFLIKSNEPLTIREVPTPEPAENEILIKLAYSSLNHRDVWIQKGQYAGPKGGLILGSDGFGTVTGVGKNVAPDWIGKAVIINPGHNWGDNPAAFGEDFKILGNPDPGTFAEYIAIDEKYIHEKPAHLTDIEASALPLAGVTTYRALFKRAALKAGEKILITGIGAGTALIALKYAVATGAEVYVTSGSQDKIDTAKELGAKEGFIYKDQSWTQKAKDVTGGFDVIMDSASGSGFGSLIDVVRPGGRIVFFGGTNGPIGNIIPNKVYWRNISILGTTMGTLQDFKEMLAFTEKHSIAPVIDKVYPKLADAQEAFDYMHQGKQFGKIVLTNQ; via the coding sequence ATGAAAGCAGCATTCTTAATCAAGAGCAACGAGCCATTAACAATCCGGGAAGTACCTACACCGGAGCCAGCAGAAAATGAGATTTTAATCAAATTGGCGTATTCATCATTAAATCATAGGGATGTGTGGATTCAAAAAGGCCAGTATGCAGGTCCGAAAGGTGGGCTCATCCTGGGTTCTGACGGATTTGGAACAGTGACCGGAGTTGGTAAAAATGTCGCCCCGGACTGGATCGGAAAAGCAGTGATCATAAACCCCGGCCACAACTGGGGCGATAACCCAGCTGCGTTTGGCGAGGATTTCAAAATATTAGGAAATCCTGATCCTGGTACTTTTGCGGAGTACATTGCCATAGATGAAAAATATATTCACGAAAAACCTGCCCACCTGACGGATATCGAGGCTTCGGCACTTCCACTGGCGGGAGTTACAACTTACAGGGCGCTTTTTAAAAGAGCCGCTTTGAAGGCTGGGGAGAAAATTCTGATCACTGGAATTGGTGCCGGTACTGCGCTGATTGCACTGAAATATGCAGTCGCGACAGGAGCGGAGGTGTACGTTACGTCCGGATCGCAGGATAAAATCGATACAGCTAAGGAACTCGGCGCAAAAGAGGGTTTCATTTATAAAGACCAATCATGGACGCAAAAGGCTAAGGACGTAACCGGAGGATTTGATGTAATTATGGATAGTGCGTCCGGCAGTGGCTTTGGCAGCCTCATCGACGTGGTCAGACCTGGTGGTAGGATTGTCTTTTTCGGGGGTACTAACGGTCCGATTGGCAACATTATTCCAAACAAAGTGTACTGGCGCAACATTTCGATACTCGGTACGACGATGGGCACTTTGCAGGACTTCAAAGAAATGCTTGCATTTACCGAAAAGCATAGCATCGCACCGGTGATCGATAAGGTGTATCCTAAATTGGCTGACGCTCAGGAAGCATTTGACTATATGCACCAGGGTAAGCAGTTTGGCAAAATTGTACTGACCAATCAGTAA
- a CDS encoding Ig-like domain-containing protein: MRHSLLTWMLLASGCAFAQSPAREVSMCKQTTLRLKAASAGASRYEWYRNNELIIGSGAEELIVSEEGTYKAIGVNDDNCISQESIHIIIKHHTPKAVDDAAEGFVNNDIVLDVLKNDLTVCADFDGATLAIVEQPASGNAVQVDGMLKFSPLHNFVGQVTITYTIRDKTGQLSNIANVKIDILTNPLPVKLAYFDVSKQESLAKLEWGTAMESNSDHFDIERSLDLKDWLRIGTEKAAIESNVKRNYWHTDSLPESGTNYYRLKMVDADNSFTFSRVRSVHFPEFSWAEVYPNPVDDMLYVVIRNKQVKNIRLISNSGHVRLSRPVTSSSFTIPMKSYPIGMCYIHFEQDDGTVKIFKVMHQ, encoded by the coding sequence ATGCGTCATTCCCTACTTACATGGATGCTTCTTGCGTCCGGCTGTGCCTTTGCGCAAAGTCCGGCCAGGGAAGTATCCATGTGCAAGCAAACCACGCTACGTCTCAAAGCGGCATCGGCCGGGGCTTCACGCTACGAATGGTACAGAAATAACGAGCTCATTATCGGCTCCGGAGCTGAGGAATTGATCGTCAGCGAAGAAGGTACTTACAAGGCGATCGGTGTTAATGATGACAATTGCATTTCGCAAGAATCAATTCATATCATCATCAAACACCACACACCGAAGGCTGTTGACGACGCAGCCGAAGGGTTTGTCAATAACGACATTGTTTTGGATGTGCTAAAAAATGACTTGACGGTCTGTGCCGATTTTGATGGCGCAACACTCGCCATTGTAGAGCAGCCTGCCAGTGGTAATGCAGTCCAGGTTGACGGCATGCTGAAATTTTCTCCGCTTCATAACTTTGTTGGTCAGGTAACGATTACCTATACTATCAGAGATAAAACCGGACAGCTCTCTAATATTGCCAATGTTAAAATTGATATTCTAACTAATCCATTGCCGGTCAAACTTGCCTATTTTGATGTGAGCAAGCAGGAAAGCCTGGCAAAATTGGAGTGGGGCACGGCCATGGAATCCAACAGCGATCATTTTGATATTGAGAGAAGTCTGGATTTGAAAGACTGGCTCAGAATTGGTACAGAAAAAGCCGCGATCGAAAGTAATGTTAAACGTAATTATTGGCATACCGATAGTTTGCCTGAATCAGGGACAAATTACTATCGATTGAAAATGGTCGACGCCGACAATTCCTTTACGTTCAGCCGGGTACGGTCAGTCCATTTTCCGGAATTCTCCTGGGCCGAAGTTTATCCCAACCCCGTGGACGATATGCTTTATGTTGTGATCCGAAACAAACAGGTTAAAAACATCCGGCTGATCAGCAACTCGGGCCACGTCAGGCTATCAAGGCCTGTGACCTCTTCTTCTTTTACGATCCCTATGAAAAGTTACCCGATCGGAATGTGCTACATCCATTTTGAACAGGACGACGGTACTGTCAAGATCTTCAAAGTAATGCATCAATGA
- a CDS encoding immunoglobulin domain-containing protein, translating to MAARLRIILTLLVLGFTIGDMLMGQPSNAVYADKQTNDGTAAGLGLTGSYSVTGADNVRNTLASPKPNNSFATLTASSTAGISSAWIQLEFPSEVTSSAGSPTTVYLRTNNNNSSLLGGRLAVTAYDKNNNAVSLVSSTFSTYYLADGTVLISVSPTATFKFVRVTVSSPILFGTNSLQVYYGFYGPTASNTSNPYPFNVVDCGRPNVTTKDHSGLTLGSFEVQNAGDAIDESTTTKSSFVSTGAALLGGHIKQTFFFNGVSNPSDAVRVILSQSGSFLAANVAASVTLQAYSGNSSVGISKLVNDLLDVQLLTLLGGNDNAVTFYFAPKDASGNSVIFDRVELDLNIALLGVGLGANGINVHDVRRSPDVAGASNVSTCSNIGTVALSALSPQFNIGGIGTFSYAWYTDIRSGTLLSSQQTWTALGLNTPGQVDYYVETQKSGTGCIASPRKKVTITVIAPPTSPSIALVP from the coding sequence ATGGCAGCCCGCTTACGCATTATATTGACGCTTCTAGTCTTGGGATTCACCATTGGCGACATGTTGATGGGGCAACCCTCCAACGCTGTGTATGCAGACAAGCAAACCAATGATGGAACCGCTGCTGGCCTTGGTTTGACGGGGAGCTATTCTGTGACCGGCGCCGACAATGTACGTAATACGCTTGCAAGCCCTAAACCCAATAATTCCTTTGCAACACTGACGGCCAGTAGTACCGCGGGTATTTCCAGCGCATGGATCCAACTCGAATTTCCCAGCGAGGTAACCAGCAGTGCTGGATCACCCACAACGGTATATCTCCGGACTAACAATAATAATTCCAGTTTGCTGGGCGGCAGGCTCGCTGTGACTGCTTATGATAAAAATAACAATGCTGTCAGCCTCGTCTCGTCAACATTTTCGACCTACTACTTGGCTGATGGCACCGTTTTAATTTCTGTTTCGCCAACAGCTACATTCAAGTTCGTAAGGGTTACGGTCTCGTCTCCCATTCTTTTTGGCACCAATTCACTGCAGGTCTATTACGGATTCTACGGGCCCACTGCGTCAAATACGTCGAACCCCTACCCTTTCAATGTCGTGGATTGCGGCCGACCCAATGTGACCACCAAAGACCATTCTGGCTTGACATTGGGAAGTTTTGAAGTTCAGAACGCAGGCGACGCCATTGACGAATCGACTACTACCAAATCCTCGTTTGTGTCCACGGGCGCAGCACTTTTGGGGGGGCACATCAAACAGACCTTCTTTTTTAATGGAGTTTCGAATCCCTCCGATGCGGTGAGAGTGATACTTTCTCAAAGCGGTTCTTTCCTCGCCGCCAATGTCGCAGCGAGCGTAACTTTGCAAGCGTATAGCGGTAACAGTTCGGTCGGGATATCCAAATTGGTCAACGATTTGCTGGACGTTCAACTGCTGACTTTACTTGGAGGAAACGACAACGCCGTTACCTTTTACTTCGCACCAAAAGATGCCTCCGGCAATTCGGTCATATTTGACCGGGTGGAGCTGGATCTCAACATTGCGCTTCTTGGTGTTGGGCTTGGAGCCAATGGGATCAATGTGCATGACGTGCGCAGGTCACCTGACGTGGCAGGCGCCTCCAACGTGAGCACATGCAGTAACATTGGTACTGTTGCGCTTTCAGCATTATCCCCTCAATTCAACATCGGCGGGATAGGAACATTCAGTTATGCGTGGTACACCGACATACGATCGGGAACACTCCTGTCCTCCCAGCAAACCTGGACAGCGCTGGGGCTCAACACGCCTGGCCAAGTTGACTATTACGTCGAAACACAAAAAAGTGGCACGGGGTGCATAGCATCACCGCGAAAGAAAGTTACCATAACGGTCATAGCACCACCTACGTCACCCTCGATTGCCCTCGTCCCGTAA